The Humulus lupulus chromosome 3, drHumLupu1.1, whole genome shotgun sequence genome window below encodes:
- the LOC133823493 gene encoding uncharacterized protein LOC133823493 → MRYHQRASFLTSLINFFFVIDYSLHYESSSRLKLDISYSCILSFRNCFVDGEREIQRLLVYETFLIEVGKIILSSELPLFSPLVKIWQIILSLSATNWFIYMRDYNLR, encoded by the exons ATGCGATATCATCAGCGTGCCTCTTTCCTTACAAGCTTAATAAATTTCTTCTTCGTCATTGATTATAGTCTTCATTATGAATCATCATCAAGATTGAAGCTTGACATAAGTTATTCTTGTATTTTATCTTTTAG GAATTGCTTTGTAGATGGAGAAAGAGAGATCCAGCGGCTATTGGTTTATGAAACATTCCTAATAGAAGTTGGGAAGATCATTCTGTCATCTGAGTTGCCCCTGTTcagtcctttggttaaaatatGGCAGATTATCCTTAGTTTAAGTGCTACTAATTGGTTTATTTACATGAGGGACTATAATTTAAG gtaa